A region of the Candidatus Rokuibacteriota bacterium genome:
GAGCATCACGAGTCTCGCGGCGTGCACCTCGATCCGCGAGGTGGCGATCATGTCCTGGACCATCTGCTTCTCGGCGAGCGCGCCCCCCACGACCACGCGGGTCCTCGCGCGGCGGGCCATCATCTCCACGGCGCGGTCAGCCATGCCGACGGCGCGCATGCAGTGGTGGATGCGGCCGGGCCCGAGCCGCGCCTGGGCGACGGCGAAGCCCTCGCCCTCCCCGCCCAGGAGCGCGCTCTGCGGCACGCGCACGCCCTCGAAGGCCACCTCGCACTCGCCGGGACCGCTGACGTGGCCGAACACCGGCAGCGCCCGCACCACCCGCACGCCGGGCGTGTCGATGGGCACCACGAGGAGGCTCACCCGCTTGTGGCGCGAGGCCGCCGGATCGGTCACCGCCATGACGAGGAGGACGCGGGCGTGCATGGCGCCAGTGGTGAACCACTTCCGTCCGGTGATGACGTAGTGACCGCCGTCCCGCACGGCCCGCGTCTGGAGCTGCGTCGGGTCGGAGCCCGGCGTCATGGGCTCGGTCATGGAGAAGCCGCTCCGGATCTTCCCCGCCAGCAGCGGCTCGAGCCATTGCGCCTTCTGCTCGGGGGTGCCGTACTGGGCGAGGATCTCCATGTTGCCGGTGTCCGGGGCCGAGCAGTTGAACACCTCCGAGGCCCAGACGACACGCCCCATGATGGCGGCCAGCGGCGCGTACTCGAGATTCGTGAGCCCGGGGCCATGGGCCGGGTTCGGCAGGAAGAAGTTCCAGAGCTCCGCGCCGCGCGCCAGCTCCTTGAGCTCATCGAGGAGCGCGGGCTGGTGGTGCCGGTCCCCCGAGGCCTCGATGGCCTCGTAGTAGGCGCGCTCGTTCGGATAGACGAAGCGCTCCATGAACTCGGCGAGCTTCTTCGAGAGCTCCGTGACCCTGGCGCTGGGGGTGAAGTCCATGCCTGTCTCCTCGGTCGGTGTGGGACGCGGGCGCTCAGAGGAGCCCCAGGCTCCGCGCGATGACGCTCAGCTGGATCTCGTTGGTGCCCTCGCCGATCCAGGCCTCGGGGGCGTCCCGGTAGAGGCGCGCCACCTTCATCTCCTCCATGTAGCCGGCCCCGCCATGGAGCAGGAGCGCCTCGCTCGTGACGCGCACGGCCGTCTCGCTGGCCAGGTACTTGGCCATGGAGGCCTCGCGGATGCACTCGCGCCCCGCCATGTGGAGCCGGGCCGCACGGTAGATCATCAGGCGGGCGGCGTCCACCCGCGCCGCCATGTCGGCGATCTTGAAGGCCACCGCCTGGAAGCTCCCGATGGGCTTGCCGAACGCCTGCCGCTCTCCCGCGTAGCGAAGGATCGCCTCGTAGGCCTCCTGGGCCAGGCCCAGCCCCCGGTTGGCGACGAGGATGCGCCCCTCGGTGAGCGTCGCCTTGAGCTGGCCGAGCCCCTGCCCCACCTGCCCCAGGACGCGGCGGGCGGGGACGCGCACGTCCTCGAGGCTCATGAAGGCCGTGGAGGAGGAGTGGTTGCCCACCTTCACGAGGTCGCGCGCGCTGACGCCGGGGTCTCTCGTCTCCACGAGAAAGAGCGAGAGCGCGTCGACCGAGCGTCCCTCCCCGGTGCGTGCCGCCAGCACCATGAAGTCGGCGATGGACCCGTTGGTGATGTAGAGCTTGCTGCCGTTCAGCACCCAGTCGCCGCCGTCGCGGCGCGCCCGGGTCTTGATGCCGCGGATGTCGCTTCCGGCATCCGGCTCGGTGAGGCCGAAGGCACCGATCCGCTCGCCGCGCAGCGCCGGCACGAGGAACTCGCGCTGCTGCTCCTCCGTCCCGATGCGCAGGACGGGGCCGGCGGCCAGGTGCTGGTGGGCGAAGACGCCCGCGGAGACGCCGGCGGCGGAGCGCGTCAGCTCCTCGTAGAAGATGCAGGCCGTGAGCAGATCGGCCCCCCCGCCGCCGACGGCCTCGGGGAAGTTCACCGCGAGGAAGCCGCCGTCGCGGAGCACCCCGTAGACCTCCCGCGGGAAGCGGCGCTCA
Encoded here:
- a CDS encoding acyl-CoA dehydrogenase family protein gives rise to the protein MDFTPSARVTELSKKLAEFMERFVYPNERAYYEAIEASGDRHHQPALLDELKELARGAELWNFFLPNPAHGPGLTNLEYAPLAAIMGRVVWASEVFNCSAPDTGNMEILAQYGTPEQKAQWLEPLLAGKIRSGFSMTEPMTPGSDPTQLQTRAVRDGGHYVITGRKWFTTGAMHARVLLVMAVTDPAASRHKRVSLLVVPIDTPGVRVVRALPVFGHVSGPGECEVAFEGVRVPQSALLGGEGEGFAVAQARLGPGRIHHCMRAVGMADRAVEMMARRARTRVVVGGALAEKQMVQDMIATSRIEVHAARLVMLHAAWAMDTMGKKEAWPVISMAKVLCAQTACRVVDRAIQIHGALGVTDDVPLAAMWRYARILRLGDGADEVHKAKLAEHEIRHCP
- a CDS encoding acyl-CoA dehydrogenase family protein — protein: MEDFGLEREHREFRDAFRRFVTARIAPLAEAGERERRFPREVYGVLRDGGFLAVNFPEAVGGGGADLLTACIFYEELTRSAAGVSAGVFAHQHLAAGPVLRIGTEEQQREFLVPALRGERIGAFGLTEPDAGSDIRGIKTRARRDGGDWVLNGSKLYITNGSIADFMVLAARTGEGRSVDALSLFLVETRDPGVSARDLVKVGNHSSSTAFMSLEDVRVPARRVLGQVGQGLGQLKATLTEGRILVANRGLGLAQEAYEAILRYAGERQAFGKPIGSFQAVAFKIADMAARVDAARLMIYRAARLHMAGRECIREASMAKYLASETAVRVTSEALLLHGGAGYMEEMKVARLYRDAPEAWIGEGTNEIQLSVIARSLGLL